In Xanthomonas fragariae, the genomic window ACCGTTTGCCGAAGGCGTGCGAGAGATTCTAGGCGAGCAGCTCACGGTGCAGATTGCCAAGCGCAGCGAACTGCACACCTTCAAGGTCATGCCCAAGCGCTGGATCGTCGAGCGCAGTTTTGCCTGGCTGGAGAAAAACCGAAGGCTGTGGAAGAACTGCGAGCGCAAACTCAACACCAGCTTGCAGTTCATCCATCTGGCCTTCTTGGCGCTTCTACTCAAAAGATCGTGAACAGGCTCTAAAGCCGGTAGCTCTTCACATTGCATCGATGCATGCCGCCGGATGGTTGCATGGACACGCTCAGCCAAAACGCACACGCCCCAGACTGGCCGGGGCGTGCGGTCAAACGTCGACATCTCATCGTGCGGTGCGCCAGATCGACAAACCTCGCAGGGCTTGGCGCAGTTGATTGCAGCGCTTACCAGCGGTAGTTGATGCGGCCGTACACATAAGCACCGTTGAAGCCGAACGGCGACAGGTTGCTATACGGGAACTGGCCGCTGGTGGAGTTGGCGATGTTGTTCTCATCCGGGTACTCGTCGAGCAGGTTGTCCGCACCCAGCGTCAGTGTCCAGCGATCGACCTTGTAGCTGGCCGACGCATCCACCACCCACTTGGCGCCGAAGGTCTGGTCGTTGATGGCCGCGGCCGGGCGAGTGCTGTACTTGCCGTAGCGCGTTGCACCCAGCGCCAGCGTCCAGTGCTCCAGGTTCCAACTGCCATTTATCAGGAACTTGTCGCGCGGAAAGCCTTCTTCGATACGGCCACGCTCGGTGCGATCGATGCGTTCCAGGCTCAATCCATTGGACGATAGGGCAGCCGGGTTATCGGCGACGCGGCGTACTTCGGTTTCCGAGTAGTTGTAACCGGCGGTCAGGTCCACGCTGCTGGCGGCGAGCTGCCAGCGGTAGCTGCCCACCATGTCCACACCACGCGTACGGGTATCTACCGCATTGGTGAAGTAGCGCCCGCCGTTGATGCCGAAGATGCCCTGGGATTCCAGCAGACTACGCACGCCGGTGCCGGTGAGGTTGGACGACAGCACGATGCGGTCGTCCACATCGATCTGGTACGCATCCACGGTGAGGTACAGCGCGTCGGTCGGCTGCAATACCAGGCCCAGGCTGTAGGACAATGAGGTTTCCGCATCCAGCGGCTCTGACCCCAGCGCGCGCGCAACGGTGCTGTCGGCGGGGAAGGTGCGGATTTCGAACGGGTTCGGATTGCCGGCCAGGAAAGTGGTGCTGGTGGACTGGAAATACTGCTGCGCCAGCGACGGCGCGCGGAAGCCCGACGACACCGTGCCGCGCAGCGCGATCTTGTCGGTAAACGCGTAGCGCCCCGACAATTTGCCCGAGGCCAGGCTGCCGAAATCGTTGAAATCTTCGTAACGACCAGCCAGGCCGGCAGAGAACTTGTCAGTGAAATCGGCTTCCAGGCCCGCGTACAGCGCGTAGCTGTCACGCGAATACTGCCCTGACACGCTCGGTGCGAAACCGCCGAAGCCCTGCGCACCACCTGCCAGCGTGCCGCTCTGGAAATACGAGCCCACTTCGCCTGGCGACTGGTTCCACTTTTCGTTGCGGTATTCGGCACCGAAGGCCACTGTCGCCGGATACGCCAGACCCCAATCGAAGCCACGCTTGATGTCGATGTTGACGATGTTCTGCGTGGTTTCCAGCGCACCGTCGTAGAACGCCGTCGGCGAGGTCGGGCCCAGGCTCACATTAAGCGTATTGCGGGTGGAGAAATCGATCTTGTTGTAGCCGTAGTTGTAGCTGGCATCCCAGTCCCAACCGCTGGCGGTGGAACCGCGCACGCCGGCGACCAGCGAGCGGTCCTTGGCGTAGGTCTGGATTTCCGGCAGAAAGCCCTGCGGATAGATCGAAAAGATGTTCTGGCTGGTGCTGCCCGGCGCGCGGAAGAAAGCGAACGAGGTGATGTCGCGGTTGCTGACGGTGGCGAACGCGTAGCCGGTGATGCTGTCGCTGAAGGCGAATTCGGTGTTGGCAGAGACCGCCTGCGCATTGACGTCCGGGTCGCCGATCTTGAACGCCTTCTGGCCCACTGCCGGCTGCGAGGCGCTGGGTGCGCCAGCGTAGGCACGCGCACGGTCGGTCGGGTCCTGCTGGTTGAGCTGGGCGGCCACATGCAGCCAGCCGCGATCGCCGCCGTAGGCCACGCCGGTATCGCCGGACAGCTCGTAATTGCTGCCATCGCCTGCCGAATACTGGCCGAAGCCAGCCTGCAGGCTGCCGCCTTTTTTTGCACCCTTGAGTACGATGTTGATCACGCCGGCGATGGCATCGGAGCCGTATTGCGCCGAGGCGCCGTCACGCAGCACTTCCACGCGGGCAATCGCGGCGACCGGAATGGTGTTCAAGTCCACCGCCACCGCGCCACGGCCGATGGTGCCGTTGAGGTTGAGCAGCGAGGAGGTGTGGCGGCGCTTGCCGTTGACCAGCACCAGCACCTGATCCGGCGACAGACCACGCAGCTGCGCGGGGCGGATTGCGCTGGTGCCGTCGCTCAACGCCGGGCGCGGGAAGTTCAGCGAGGGCAGCGCACGTGCCAAGGCGGTCGCCAACTCCGGGGTGCCGGTGGCCTGCAGCGATTCGGCGCTGATGATGTCGATCGGCGACTGCGATTGCGCCACGCTGCGGTCTGACACGCGGGTGCCGGTAACAATGATCGTATCCAGCGTATTGGCGGGAGCCGTGGCCGGCGCGGCGGTCTGGGCGAGGACGGGAGACGCGAGCAGCGCCGAAACGACGGCGATCGTGAGCGTGGACAACGGATAATTCATGACGGTTCCGAACAAGGGTCCATGCAGGACCAGCGAGGCTAGGCGGGCTATGGTCGTGGTAAGGCGAAGACGAGGGCAGCCAGCCTGAAAGCGCTAATTATTCACTAACGCTAGAATGGCGTCGCAGGAATGCTGCTCATCTGCGCATTCCTTTTCGTTCTATCGGACTGTTCATCAATGATTTCCCTGCGCAATTTCTCCATGCGACGCGGCGAGCGTCTGCTGTTGTCCAACGTCGACTTGACCATGCATGCCGGCTACCGCGTCGGTGTGGTGGGCCGTAATGGCACCGGTAAGTCGAGCCTGTTCGCCGCGGTGAAGGGCGAACTGGAAGCGGACAAGGGCGATGTCGACCTGCCTGGCAAGGTCCGCACCGCCAGCGTTTCGCAGGAGACTCCGTCGCTGCCCGACCCGGCGCTGTCGTTCGTGCTTGGCGGCGATATCGACGTGTCCGCGATCCTGCAGGAAGAGGCCGCGGCCACCGCGCGCGAGGACTGGGAAGCGGTCGCCAACGCGCACCAGAAGATGGCCGAACTTGGCGCCTACGACGCCGAAGCGCGCGCCGGGAAGTTGCTGCACGGCCTGGGCTTCCCGGCCGACACCCATCACCGCGCGGTGTCCTCGTTCTCCGGCGGCTGGCGCGTGCGTCTGAATCTGGCGCGCGCGCTGATGATGCCCAGCGACCTGCTGCTGCTGGACGAACCGACCAACCACCTGGACATGGACGCGGTGCTGTGGCTGGAACAGTGGCTGCTCAAATATCCGGGCACCTTGCTGCTGATCAGCCATGACCGCGAGTTCCTCGACAACGTCGCCACCCACACGCTGCATCTGCATGGCGGCACCGCCAAGCTGTACGTCGGCGGCTATACCGACTTCGAGCGTCAGCGCATCGAGCACCTGCGCCAGCAGCAGATCGCCCACGACAAGGAACAGGCCGAGCGCGCGCATCTGCAGAGCTTCATCGACCGCTTCAAGGCGCAGGCCAGCAAGGCCACTCAAGCGCAGAGCCGCATGAAGCGCCTGGCCAAGATGGCCGGCACCGAGGCAGTGCGTGCCGAGCGCGAATTCCGTATCCAGTTCGCTCAGCCCAACCGGCTGCCGTTTTCGCTGATTCGTTTGAATCATGCGGCGTGCGGGTATGCGGCATCGCCGCGGGAGTCGGGAGTGGGGATTCGGGGTTGGCAAAAGCCTGCCAATGCCGAACCCCACATCTCCAATTCCGTCACCGTGCTGCACGATGTCGGATTTGGATTGGAGGCTGGCGATCGCATTGGTCTGCTGGGTCCGAACGGCGCAGGTAAGACCACGCTAGTCAAGACCTTGGTCGGAGAGTTGGCGCCGTTGGCGGGCGAGCGTAGTGCGCATCCGGATCTGCGCATTGGCTATTTCGCCCAGCACACGGTGGAGTCGTTGCATGAAGGTCAATCGCCGATGGACCACTTCCGCGACCTGTCGCCCGATGGTTCCAATCAGGCGTTCCGCGACTTTCTCGGTAAGTGGAATTTTGCCGGCGACCGCGCATTCGAAGCAGTGGATGGCTTCTCCGGTGGTGAGCGCGCACGTCTGGCGCTGGCACTGATCGCCTGGCAGCAGCCGAACGTGCTGTTGCTTGACGAACCGACCAACCACTTGGATCTGGAAATGCGCGAAGCGCTGGCTGAGGCGCTCAGCGATTTCGAAGGCGCGATCGTGATGGTCTCGCATGACCGCCACCTGATCGGCCTGGTCTGCGATAGTTTCTGGCGTGTGGCCGATGGCGTGGTTGAGCCGTTTGACGGCGATCTGGACCAATACGCGGCCTGGCTGCGCAGCCGCCCGGCCGCGCAAGGCACCAAGCAGAAAATGGCCGAAGTCGCCCCGTCCCCGCCACCGCCGACCAAACCGCTATCGCCGAAAAAAGCCGTCAACCCGCACAAGCTGGCCAGCGCCGAAAAGCACGTGGGCCAGCTGGAAGCCGCGCTGGCGGAACTGGATCGCCAACTCGCCAACCCGGCCAACTATCCCGACAGCGACAAGATGGCCGTGCTCGGCCGCGACCGTGAGGCGACCGCGCAGCAGTTGGCGGCGGCGGAAGCGGCATGGATGGAGTTGATTGAGGGCGCTGTCTGATCGTGCGTCGTGCAGGTGCGGTCGCACACGGGGTTTGCCGGCCAGGTCTTGGTGCGGTCTAAGGATGCCTCGCCAGCGTGCAACGCTTGGCAACTCCGTGCGCGGCCCCTCATTGCATGAGGGGCCGCAAATATCGGCCGGATCGCCGCCAAACGCTACCTGCTTACGTGGTGACCCGATCAGCTCTTGCGCAGCCGTTCCAGCAACGAGGTGCTGGCGTAGCCGTCCTGCGACAACTTCTGGCTTCCCTGGAAAGCACGGATGCCACGACGCGTTTGCGGCCCCAGCGCGCCATCGATGTCGCCAACATCGAACCCTTTATCGGTCAGCAGTTTCTGCAGCTCGGTGATATCGGCCACGGTGTTGAGGGGCGGATCGTCTTTTGGCCATGGCTGGGCGATTCCGGCTCGGCCCGCATAGCCATCCGCCAGCAAGCCCACCGCCAGCGCATAAGCGGTGGAAGCGTTGTAGCGGAGAATGCTGCGGAAATTGTCGAACACCAGGAAGGCCGGCCCGCGGTACCCGGCCGGTAACAAGACAGATGCCTGCTGCTGGGCGAGCTCCTGCGCAATGGGTGTTGCTGCGCCGACCACGCCCTGGCGTTGCCATTCGGCAACGGTTTTCTTGACCGTTATGTCGGCCTGCGCGTAGTCGAACCCGGCTGACAGATGGACTTCCTGTCCCCAGGGAAGGGAGCTGTTCCAATTGTTCTGCTTGAGATAGTTCGCCGCTGAGCCCAAGGCGTCTGCGCTGGAATTCCAGACATCCCGCTTCTGGTCGCCATCGCTGTCGACGGCGTAGTCGCGGTAGGTGCTGGGAATAAACTGCGTCTGTCCCATGGCGCCGGCCCACGAGCCCACCAACTGTGATCGGTCGATGCCTTTTTCCGTCTGGAGGATCTGCAACGCTGCAAGCAGTTGCGTGTTGACATAGTTGGTGCGCCGACCCTCGTGCGCCAGAGTCGCCAGCGAGCGGATCACGTAGCGATCGCCGATCTTTTTGCCGTAGCCGCTTTCCATGCTCCAAATGGCCGTCAGGATGGCCGGATCCACGCCGTACTGCTGCCGCAGCTTCTGAAAAAGAGCGCGCTCACTGGTCAGCAGTTGCTGTCCCTCCTGGATAGCGGAAGGCGTGACACGGTCGCTGAGGTAGTCCCAGATGTAGCTGGAAAATTCAGGTTGCTGCCGATCCAGTGCCTGCACCGAAGGATCGGGTGTGACGCCAGCGAATGCCTTGTCCAGCGTGGCCGCTTCAATGCCGGCAGCGAGCGCACGCTGCCGGAAGTCGACCAGCCATTGTTCGAAGCTTGCGGTCGACGCGGCATCTTGTTGGGCAGCGGCGTTCGTTGCGGAGGGCGGGGCTGTTGCAGGACTCGTGGCTTGCGCCGCAGCGTTGGTTGCGGCCACAGATGCGAAGACGCAGAGCGATAAATGAAGGAGGCGCGAAGGCGTGATCATGGACATGCCCGAGGCTTAGGGACACCGAACGTAATCTTCATTTTCCCGGAATAAAGCTATTGCAGCTATGCGTTTTCGTGACTACTTTCATCTTTAAAGCAAGCGGCGGCAAGCGGCTGTGCAGCCATGCCGATTGCTCTGCACCAATCCAGAAGCATCAGGCTCCGCTCGCTCTCTCATTCACGCGGACATGGTTTGCGCTAGTTAGCGGTGAAAACTGAGGGTTGTGTCGGGCCATGACGATCTAAAGCGACAACCCGGCTGCCAACCTGCTGTTCCCGTTGGTCGGCGATCCTGCGGGCCTGACCGCCTTCCTGCGCCGCATCGGCGATACGCAAACGCGCAGCGACCGCGGCGAGCCGGAGATGAATCGGTTCGCCGAAGGCGACCCGTGCGACACCACCACGCCTGCAGCGATGGCCGCGACCATGCGCACGCTGCTGCTCGGCGATGCATTGCGACCAGCTTCGCGCAAGCAACTGGCCGAGTGGATGATCGACAACCGCACCGGTTCCGGCCGCGTGTACGGTACGTGCAGGCCACTCCCGCCAGGAGCGGCCTGCGCTCGTCGCTCGCTCAACGCGCCTCGAATTGTGCGCGGCAGCCGTCATTGACCCACACCGAGGCGCGGCGTTCGTCGTACCCCCAGCTGCGGCCTTCTTCGCAGCGGGTGTCCGACAACTGGCGGGTCAGCACCGGGCGGCCGTAACGGCCATCCCAGGCGCAGTCGCGCAGGCGGCGGTCGTCGCTGGCGCAGGTGATGGCGTAGTCGTTGCGCGGGCGGTCGTCGCGGCCACGGTAGCCGCCGTCACCACGGTTGCGGCCACCGCCACGTGCCTGCGCAAACTCGCCCCGGCAGCCATCGTCCACCCAGATCCGGCCGCCGTCCTGGCGCCAATTGCGGCCCTCCACGCACGGGCTGTTAGAAAGCTGGCGCACCAGGGTGGCGTGGCGCCAGCCGGTGTCACAGATCTGCTGGTGCTGGTCGTTGCTTTCGCAGCGCACCGTGCCTGCCACCCCGCCGGAACCGCCGCCGAGGCCGTTGTCGCTGCCCCAGTCGGCACCACCACGGCCTTCAGCAAAGCGCCCGCGACAGCCGTTGTCTACCCAAACGCGACCGCGGTCGCTGCCCCAGTTGCTGCCTTCGATGCAGCGCGTACCGGAGATGTTTTCGACCAGCGCGGCGCGGCCGCGGAACGGGGTATCGCATTCGCGGCGACGGTTGTCGTTGCTGGCGCAGGTGATGCTGGGGCCGTTCCAGCCGCGGTCTTGCGCGGCGGCGGGGGCGCTGATGAGAGCGCCGGTCAGTGTGATCAGGCCGAAGCCGGAGAGCAGCAGGGCGGTGCGTAGCATCGTGTCGTCCTTAGTTTGGAGGGGGCGTGGCGCCTATTCAGCCGGGCGCCGACTTAAGCGGCCATGAGCGCCTGCGCATTTGCTCCTGTCGCCCGCCGGCCCCAGAATATCGGGCTCTCCGGCGCTGTCCTGTGTCGGGTTTTCAGCGGAGCTTCCGATGCGTACCCACTTCTGCGGCCTGGTCGATGACACCTTGATCGGCCAAACCGTCACTCTCGCCGGCTGGACCGACGTGGCCCGCAACCTGGGTGGCGTCTGCTTCATCGACCTGCGCGACCACGAGGGCATCGTGCAGGTGACGGTGGAACCGGTTGCCGGCGACAACGACAGCGCGGAGCTCTTCAAGGTGGCCGCCAGCCTCGGCTACGAGGACGTGCTGCAGGTTGAAGGCGTGGTGCGTGCGCGGCATGCGGTCAACGACAAACTCCGCACCGGCAAGGTGGAAGTGATCGCCACGCGCATCAGCATCCTCAACAAGGCTGCGCCGCTGCCGTTCCATGCACACGAAAATCCGGGCGAAGAGACCCGCTTGAAATACCGCTATCTGGACCTGCGGCGTCCGGAAATGCAACGCATGCAGCGCACTCGTATCAAGCTGGTGCAGGCGCTGCGCCGGCATCTGGATGCACGCGGTTTCCAGGACATCGAAACCCCGATCCTGACCAAGGCCACCCCCGAAGGCGCGCGCGACTTCCTGGTGCCGGCGCGTATGCACCCGGGCGAGTTCTACGCATTGCCGCAGAGCCCGCAGCTGTTCAAGCAGATTCTGATGGTGGCCGGCTTCGATCGTTATTACCAGATCGCGCGCTGCTTCCGCGACGAAGCGCTGCGCGCCGACCGCCAGCTGGAATTCACCCAGCTCGATATGGAGTTCGCCTTCGTGCGCGAGCGCGACGTGCAGGATTTCGTCGAAGACATGATCCGCGCCATCTTTAAGGAAGTGATCAATGTCGAACTGGCCGCGCAGCTACCGCGCATGAGCTGGGCCGAGGCGATGCGTCGTTACGGCTCGGACAAGCCGGACCTGCGTATCGATCTGGAATTGATCGACGTGGCCGAGCTGGTCAAATCCAGCGAATTTCCGGTGTTCACCGCCGCTGCCAACGATGCCGAAGGTCGCGTTGCCGCGCTGCGCATTCCCGGCGGCGCCAGGCTGTCGCGCAAGCAGATCGACGAATACGCCGCGCACGCCGCCAAATACGGCGCCAAGGGTCTGGCCTACATTAAATTGTCGGAGACCGGCGAAGTCACCTCGCCGATCGCCAAGTTCTTCTCCGAGGAGATGTTCGCCGCGCTGCTCAAACACGTCGGCGCCGGCAACGGCGACATCGTGTTCTTCGGTGCCGGCGGCTATAACAAAGTGTCCGATTTCATGGGCGCGCTGCGTTTGAAAACCGGCAAGGATTTCAATCTGGTTGCCGATGGTTGGGCGCCGCTGTGGGTCACCGACTTCCCGATGTTCGAATGGGACGAAGATGCGCAGCGCTATGTCGCCCTGCATCACCCTTTCACCGCGCCGGCAGTGGACGACATCGCCGACCTGTGTGCCAACGCCCGCACAGCGGTGTCGCGCGGTTACGACATGGTGCTCAACGGCAATGAAATCGGTGGCGGCTCGATCCGTATCCATCGCCCCGACATGCAGAGCGCGGTGTTCGAGCTGCTCGGCATCGGTGCCGACGAAGCGCGCGCCAAATTTGGCTTCCTGCTGGATGCCTTGAACTACGGTGCGCCGCCGCACGGTGGCATCGCTTTCGGGATTGACCGCATCGCCGCGCTGATGGCCGGCACCGAGTCGATCCGCGATGTGATCCCGTTCCCCAAGACCACCGGCGCGCAGGATCTGATGACCGACGCGCCGTCGCCGATCGCCGCCGAGCAGTTGGCCGAAGTGCACGTGCAGGTGCGGCCGAAGCAGGCCTGATTTGCCACTGCGCATGGCCACGCCTTGCGCATGACCGTGCGCAGTCGATGCGCAGTCGATGCGCTGTGATCGATACGCTGCTGTCGGCACGTCGGGTGAGTACCCAGCTGTCAGCAAGCTGCGGCGGTTCCCGAACTCGGCAGTGCCATCGTTGAATGGTCCGCGTATGCCGGAGCGTTCAACATAGCTTTTTTGTCGCCTTCGAGTGGCAAAAACGTCGCGAACAGTCGTCAGGTGGGTGCGGGCGGCGCACAGCAACTGGAATGTGGAAGTGGTACACGTCGCGTCGATCACCGACGGCAGCTGCCTGGCGGTGAGTGCAGTCGCTTTTTGCTAGCCGCTCTCAGTCACGTACCGAGTGATGGCGAAAGGGCGGCACCATCGCTCCGCTTGCAGCAGCGATGGTGCATCGGAGAAGCTGCCACGTCCACCCGGCACAAGAAGCCCGCATGACTCGCATCCGCCGCGCCACACCGGACGATGCCGAAGCGTTATCGCTGCTGGCCGCACAGACCTTCACCGAAACCTTCAGACATCTGTATCCGGAAGAAGACCTGCGCGGATTTCTGGAAGAGACCTATGCGGTCGAGCGCGCGCGCATCGTGTT contains:
- a CDS encoding TonB-dependent receptor plug domain-containing protein, which gives rise to MNYPLSTLTIAVVSALLASPVLAQTAAPATAPANTLDTIIVTGTRVSDRSVAQSQSPIDIISAESLQATGTPELATALARALPSLNFPRPALSDGTSAIRPAQLRGLSPDQVLVLVNGKRRHTSSLLNLNGTIGRGAVAVDLNTIPVAAIARVEVLRDGASAQYGSDAIAGVINIVLKGAKKGGSLQAGFGQYSAGDGSNYELSGDTGVAYGGDRGWLHVAAQLNQQDPTDRARAYAGAPSASQPAVGQKAFKIGDPDVNAQAVSANTEFAFSDSITGYAFATVSNRDITSFAFFRAPGSTSQNIFSIYPQGFLPEIQTYAKDRSLVAGVRGSTASGWDWDASYNYGYNKIDFSTRNTLNVSLGPTSPTAFYDGALETTQNIVNIDIKRGFDWGLAYPATVAFGAEYRNEKWNQSPGEVGSYFQSGTLAGGAQGFGGFAPSVSGQYSRDSYALYAGLEADFTDKFSAGLAGRYEDFNDFGSLASGKLSGRYAFTDKIALRGTVSSGFRAPSLAQQYFQSTSTTFLAGNPNPFEIRTFPADSTVARALGSEPLDAETSLSYSLGLVLQPTDALYLTVDAYQIDVDDRIVLSSNLTGTGVRSLLESQGIFGINGGRYFTNAVDTRTRGVDMVGSYRWQLAASSVDLTAGYNYSETEVRRVADNPAALSSNGLSLERIDRTERGRIEEGFPRDKFLINGSWNLEHWTLALGATRYGKYSTRPAAAINDQTFGAKWVVDASASYKVDRWTLTLGADNLLDEYPDENNIANSTSGQFPYSNLSPFGFNGAYVYGRINYRW
- the aspS gene encoding aspartate--tRNA ligase, whose protein sequence is MRTHFCGLVDDTLIGQTVTLAGWTDVARNLGGVCFIDLRDHEGIVQVTVEPVAGDNDSAELFKVAASLGYEDVLQVEGVVRARHAVNDKLRTGKVEVIATRISILNKAAPLPFHAHENPGEETRLKYRYLDLRRPEMQRMQRTRIKLVQALRRHLDARGFQDIETPILTKATPEGARDFLVPARMHPGEFYALPQSPQLFKQILMVAGFDRYYQIARCFRDEALRADRQLEFTQLDMEFAFVRERDVQDFVEDMIRAIFKEVINVELAAQLPRMSWAEAMRRYGSDKPDLRIDLELIDVAELVKSSEFPVFTAAANDAEGRVAALRIPGGARLSRKQIDEYAAHAAKYGAKGLAYIKLSETGEVTSPIAKFFSEEMFAALLKHVGAGNGDIVFFGAGGYNKVSDFMGALRLKTGKDFNLVADGWAPLWVTDFPMFEWDEDAQRYVALHHPFTAPAVDDIADLCANARTAVSRGYDMVLNGNEIGGGSIRIHRPDMQSAVFELLGIGADEARAKFGFLLDALNYGAPPHGGIAFGIDRIAALMAGTESIRDVIPFPKTTGAQDLMTDAPSPIAAEQLAEVHVQVRPKQA
- a CDS encoding ABC-F family ATP-binding cassette domain-containing protein, with product MISLRNFSMRRGERLLLSNVDLTMHAGYRVGVVGRNGTGKSSLFAAVKGELEADKGDVDLPGKVRTASVSQETPSLPDPALSFVLGGDIDVSAILQEEAAATAREDWEAVANAHQKMAELGAYDAEARAGKLLHGLGFPADTHHRAVSSFSGGWRVRLNLARALMMPSDLLLLDEPTNHLDMDAVLWLEQWLLKYPGTLLLISHDREFLDNVATHTLHLHGGTAKLYVGGYTDFERQRIEHLRQQQIAHDKEQAERAHLQSFIDRFKAQASKATQAQSRMKRLAKMAGTEAVRAEREFRIQFAQPNRLPFSLIRLNHAACGYAASPRESGVGIRGWQKPANAEPHISNSVTVLHDVGFGLEAGDRIGLLGPNGAGKTTLVKTLVGELAPLAGERSAHPDLRIGYFAQHTVESLHEGQSPMDHFRDLSPDGSNQAFRDFLGKWNFAGDRAFEAVDGFSGGERARLALALIAWQQPNVLLLDEPTNHLDLEMREALAEALSDFEGAIVMVSHDRHLIGLVCDSFWRVADGVVEPFDGDLDQYAAWLRSRPAAQGTKQKMAEVAPSPPPPTKPLSPKKAVNPHKLASAEKHVGQLEAALAELDRQLANPANYPDSDKMAVLGRDREATAQQLAAAEAAWMELIEGAV
- a CDS encoding lytic murein transglycosylase, giving the protein MITPSRLLHLSLCVFASVAATNAAAQATSPATAPPSATNAAAQQDAASTASFEQWLVDFRQRALAAGIEAATLDKAFAGVTPDPSVQALDRQQPEFSSYIWDYLSDRVTPSAIQEGQQLLTSERALFQKLRQQYGVDPAILTAIWSMESGYGKKIGDRYVIRSLATLAHEGRRTNYVNTQLLAALQILQTEKGIDRSQLVGSWAGAMGQTQFIPSTYRDYAVDSDGDQKRDVWNSSADALGSAANYLKQNNWNSSLPWGQEVHLSAGFDYAQADITVKKTVAEWQRQGVVGAATPIAQELAQQQASVLLPAGYRGPAFLVFDNFRSILRYNASTAYALAVGLLADGYAGRAGIAQPWPKDDPPLNTVADITELQKLLTDKGFDVGDIDGALGPQTRRGIRAFQGSQKLSQDGYASTSLLERLRKS
- a CDS encoding DUF3011 domain-containing protein, encoding MLRTALLLSGFGLITLTGALISAPAAAQDRGWNGPSITCASNDNRRRECDTPFRGRAALVENISGTRCIEGSNWGSDRGRVWVDNGCRGRFAEGRGGADWGSDNGLGGGSGGVAGTVRCESNDQHQQICDTGWRHATLVRQLSNSPCVEGRNWRQDGGRIWVDDGCRGEFAQARGGGRNRGDGGYRGRDDRPRNDYAITCASDDRRLRDCAWDGRYGRPVLTRQLSDTRCEEGRSWGYDERRASVWVNDGCRAQFEAR